A genomic region of Blattabacterium cuenoti contains the following coding sequences:
- the atpE gene encoding ATP synthase F0 subunit C produces the protein MDIDLTYSGLAALGAGIAVIGAGLGIGKIGSSAMDAIARQPEASGKIQNAMIVAAALIEGAALFGIVTALLAVFK, from the coding sequence ATGGATATAGATTTAACTTATTCAGGTTTGGCAGCTTTAGGTGCTGGAATTGCGGTAATAGGAGCGGGTTTAGGAATTGGTAAAATTGGGAGTTCTGCAATGGATGCTATTGCTAGACAGCCTGAAGCTTCAGGAAAAATACAAAACGCCATGATTGTTGCTGCAGCTCTTATTGAAGGTGCGGCTTTGTTTGGAATAGTAACCGCTTTATTAGCTGTGTTTAAATAA
- a CDS encoding TrkH family potassium uptake protein encodes MILLSFFILMTSFIFSVGQLVFSKTDKTTDIQITLLICLTLYILIRITYLMRIIYVKIHNPAFIFITSFVFLSFLGSVLLMLPTSTVKKISFIDALFTSTSAVCVTGLVVLDTAKDFTYFGKVIILTLVELGGLGILTITSFFSYFFRDGFSFREGIYISNFLNTKTTNNVLSLAVKVVMFTLIVEAIGTLLIYFSINRNFIETDSRLFFSIFHSISAFCNSGFSTLSKGLYSESVRFNYLLQFIIACLLILGGIGFNILFNFFTYIWITFKKYFYRVFKEEYFRYPAHIVTLNTKIVVFTTFILLFFGTIFYYFSELHFSLIEHPSFTGKWVASFFSSATSRTAGFQVLNLNKWTPITILFTIFLMWIGASPASTGGGIKTSTFALALMNVISLSIGKNRLEIQRKEISSETVRRSFAIIILSLIVIYISILIILFLDPKKDILSISFEVFSAFSTVGLSLGITSNLSNGSKLVLIILMLLGRIGVFNIMVGLLKNRINSHYYYRFTQGNILIN; translated from the coding sequence ATGATTTTATTATCTTTTTTTATTTTAATGACTTCTTTTATTTTTTCTGTTGGACAATTAGTTTTTTCCAAAACTGATAAAACAACAGATATACAAATAACCTTGTTAATTTGTTTGACTCTATACATATTAATTCGTATTACCTATTTGATGCGAATAATATATGTAAAAATACATAATCCTGCTTTTATTTTTATTACTAGTTTTGTGTTTCTATCTTTTTTAGGATCAGTATTACTTATGCTTCCGACTTCTACAGTTAAAAAAATATCATTTATAGATGCATTGTTTACTTCTACTAGTGCCGTTTGTGTGACCGGTCTAGTCGTATTAGATACCGCAAAAGATTTTACATATTTTGGAAAAGTGATTATTCTAACGTTAGTAGAACTGGGAGGTTTAGGAATTTTAACTATCACTTCTTTTTTTAGTTATTTTTTTAGGGATGGTTTTTCTTTTCGAGAAGGAATATACATTAGCAATTTTTTGAATACAAAAACTACTAATAATGTTCTTAGTTTAGCTGTAAAAGTTGTTATGTTTACTTTAATAGTAGAAGCAATAGGAACTTTGTTAATTTATTTTTCTATTAATAGAAATTTCATAGAGACTGATAGTCGTTTGTTTTTTTCTATTTTCCATTCTATATCCGCTTTTTGCAATAGCGGATTTTCTACTCTTAGTAAAGGTCTTTATTCTGAATCTGTCAGATTTAATTATCTATTACAATTTATTATTGCCTGTTTATTAATATTGGGGGGAATAGGTTTTAATATTTTATTTAACTTTTTTACATATATATGGATAACATTTAAAAAATATTTTTATAGAGTTTTTAAAGAGGAATATTTTAGATATCCTGCTCATATTGTTACTTTGAATACAAAAATTGTTGTATTCACAACCTTTATTTTACTTTTTTTTGGAACCATTTTTTATTATTTCAGTGAATTGCATTTCTCTCTTATAGAACATCCTTCTTTTACTGGAAAATGGGTAGCTTCATTTTTTTCTTCTGCAACATCTAGAACGGCAGGATTTCAGGTATTGAACCTAAATAAATGGACTCCTATTACTATATTATTTACTATTTTTTTGATGTGGATTGGGGCATCTCCCGCTTCTACAGGTGGAGGGATTAAGACAAGTACTTTTGCATTAGCATTAATGAATGTTATTTCTTTATCTATAGGAAAGAATCGATTAGAAATTCAGAGAAAAGAAATCTCTTCAGAAACTGTTAGACGTTCTTTTGCTATAATCATATTATCTTTAATTGTAATATATATAAGTATTTTGATTATTCTTTTTTTAGATCCAAAAAAAGATATTTTGTCCATTTCTTTTGAAGTTTTTTCCGCTTTTTCAACAGTAGGATTATCTTTAGGAATTACTTCTAATTTATCTAATGGAAGTAAGTTAGTGTTAATCATTTTAATGTTGCTAGGAAGAATTGGAGTTTTTAATATTATGGTAGGATTATTAAAAAATAGAATCAATAGTCATTATTATTATCGATTTACTCAAGGAAATATTCTCATAAATTAA
- a CDS encoding potassium channel family protein, which yields MKIIIIGLGNFGRSLALNLTDNGHEVFGVDYKMEKVDLLKDHIANVVCMDANNEAAYKVLPIQQADLGIVAIGENEGSSIVTTAILKKYKHLRIVSRSLSKIHDTILEAMGINDVVHPEQDAAFRLTKQISFNYALDYFRVDNKYSIAEVFSPYSFNGKSVKSIKLTQKYSVSLITVIRDIKNPMSYKGKGNASTRKVIGLVTGDTILQKGDILTLFGSNKSIMNFVKEKNHD from the coding sequence ATGAAAATTATAATTATTGGTCTAGGAAATTTTGGTAGATCTTTAGCTCTAAATTTAACAGACAATGGTCATGAAGTTTTTGGAGTAGACTATAAAATGGAAAAAGTAGACTTATTAAAAGATCATATAGCTAATGTGGTATGTATGGATGCTAATAATGAAGCAGCTTATAAAGTATTGCCGATACAACAAGCGGATTTAGGAATTGTAGCTATTGGAGAAAACGAAGGATCATCAATAGTAACTACGGCAATACTAAAAAAATATAAACATCTTAGAATAGTTAGTCGATCTTTATCAAAGATACATGATACTATATTAGAGGCTATGGGAATTAACGATGTAGTACATCCAGAACAAGACGCTGCTTTCCGATTAACTAAACAAATATCCTTTAATTATGCTTTAGATTATTTTAGAGTGGATAATAAATATTCTATCGCAGAAGTTTTTTCTCCATATTCCTTTAATGGGAAGTCTGTCAAAAGTATAAAATTAACACAAAAATATTCCGTTTCTTTAATCACTGTCATACGAGATATTAAAAATCCTATGTCGTATAAGGGAAAAGGAAATGCATCCACAAGAAAAGTGATAGGTTTGGTAACTGGAGATACGATTCTACAAAAAGGAGATATATTGACCCTTTTTGGATCTAATAAATCCATAATGAATTTTGTCAAAGAAAAAAATCATGATTAA
- a CDS encoding uroporphyrinogen-III synthase — protein MIKILITKSVNFSSFFFKKVFLITSCDFLSVKYSILQKKKPIILNDRFIFTSYNGIKGFIYNFGKDLLKKKKFYVVGEKTYLFIKNFGNFSFLLRKNYVQDLIDDIILKNSNKSYDWFCGKNNLLKNSDDKVFQKKNILLNRYEVYQTFFLPHKIENLSSYHGIIFFSPSGAKSFFLKNRIRNDSKTEFFAIGKTTAEFVSRYLNKEIWIPDIPSMKEVLLFVKKFFDKKNLFP, from the coding sequence ATGATTAAAATTCTTATCACTAAATCTGTAAATTTTTCTTCTTTTTTTTTCAAAAAAGTTTTTTTGATTACATCTTGTGATTTTTTATCCGTAAAGTATTCTATTTTACAGAAAAAAAAACCTATCATATTAAATGATCGATTCATTTTTACTAGTTACAATGGAATAAAAGGATTTATATATAATTTTGGAAAAGATCTTTTGAAGAAAAAAAAATTTTATGTAGTTGGAGAGAAGACCTATCTTTTTATAAAAAATTTTGGAAATTTTTCCTTTCTTTTGAGAAAGAATTATGTACAAGATCTTATAGATGACATTATTCTAAAAAATTCAAATAAGTCTTATGATTGGTTTTGTGGAAAAAATAATCTACTTAAGAATAGTGATGACAAAGTTTTCCAAAAAAAAAATATTCTTTTAAATCGATATGAAGTTTATCAAACTTTTTTTCTTCCTCATAAAATAGAAAATTTGTCTAGTTATCATGGAATCATATTTTTTAGTCCTTCTGGAGCAAAATCGTTTTTTTTAAAAAACAGAATACGGAATGACTCCAAAACGGAATTTTTTGCTATAGGAAAAACTACAGCAGAATTTGTTTCAAGATATTTGAACAAAGAAATCTGGATTCCAGATATCCCTTCTATGAAAGAAGTTCTTCTTTTTGTAAAAAAATTTTTTGATAAGAAAAATTTGTTTCCATAG
- the nadE gene encoding NAD(+) synthase, translating to MINNAKKIVHHIVQWLKTYIKKTQSNGFVIGISGGIDSAVTSMLVAMTKSPTLTLEMPILEKNPNLLSEQHVIFLKSRFLNVHHIKKDLSSLFTSFIHTMDDNITEKKNRPLALANAKSRIRMLTLYYYANIENYLVVGTGNKVEDFGVGFFTKYGDGGVDIHPIADLTKSEIRLLAKELNIIDGIQKAEPTDGLWEDQRSDEDQLEATYEELEWAMKITEKVEKKKKNFHDTFKGREYDVLKTYQYLHKKNEHKIRPIPICEIPDILRNGKIVC from the coding sequence ATGATAAATAATGCAAAAAAAATAGTTCATCATATTGTGCAGTGGTTAAAAACATACATAAAAAAAACTCAATCAAATGGTTTTGTTATTGGAATATCCGGAGGAATAGATTCTGCTGTTACCTCCATGTTAGTAGCTATGACTAAGTCTCCCACTTTAACATTAGAAATGCCTATTTTAGAAAAAAATCCAAATCTGCTATCTGAACAACATGTAATTTTTTTAAAATCTAGATTTTTAAATGTTCATCATATAAAAAAAGACCTATCTTCTTTATTCACTTCTTTTATTCACACTATGGATGATAATATTACAGAAAAAAAAAATAGACCTTTAGCATTAGCCAATGCAAAGTCTCGTATCCGTATGTTAACTCTATATTATTACGCCAATATAGAGAATTATCTAGTGGTAGGAACTGGAAATAAAGTAGAAGATTTTGGAGTTGGATTTTTTACAAAATATGGGGATGGAGGTGTAGATATACATCCTATCGCAGATTTAACTAAAAGTGAAATTCGTTTACTTGCTAAAGAATTAAATATTATTGATGGAATACAAAAAGCTGAACCTACAGATGGATTATGGGAAGATCAAAGGTCAGATGAAGATCAGTTAGAAGCTACTTATGAAGAATTAGAATGGGCGATGAAAATTACAGAAAAAGTAGAAAAAAAGAAAAAAAATTTTCATGATACATTTAAAGGAAGAGAATATGATGTTTTGAAAACATATCAATATTTACACAAAAAAAACGAACATAAAATTAGGCCTATTCCTATCTGTGAAATTCCTGATATTTTAAGAAATGGAAAAATCGTTTGCTAA
- the atpB gene encoding F0F1 ATP synthase subunit A, whose protein sequence is MTLALKKLGLYCFLIFLFVTNLFANENENKKNIDVANTIIEHVSDSHEWHIIGNHERGIIFSLPVFLWNHGNGWEFFLSSQFSHGKVVKGKYGNYKMFQEKIYKTNSVGNLYIDARGNPTNDRPWDFSITKNVVSIGISFLILCYIFRRMRYSYKNHQTKWNFGIFLEFLILFIRNEIVIPNIGKEKYKTYFPFLLTVFFFILVNNLIGLLPGFPNVTGNISVTLVLAVITFIIINIKANKNYWKHIFWMPNVPIGIKFLLAPIEFIGIFIRPLTLCIRLFANITAGHIIILSFICLIFIFKNFFIASFSIIFGFFILLLEIMVAFLQAFIFTNLSALLIGMSVKDYEHKTY, encoded by the coding sequence ATGACTTTAGCTTTAAAAAAATTAGGATTATATTGCTTTTTGATTTTTCTTTTTGTTACAAATCTTTTTGCTAATGAAAATGAAAATAAAAAAAATATAGATGTAGCTAATACTATTATTGAACATGTAAGTGATTCTCACGAGTGGCATATTATAGGAAATCATGAAAGGGGAATCATATTTTCTTTGCCCGTATTTTTGTGGAATCATGGTAATGGATGGGAATTTTTTTTATCCTCTCAGTTTTCTCATGGAAAAGTGGTAAAAGGAAAATATGGAAATTATAAAATGTTTCAAGAAAAAATATATAAAACCAATTCTGTTGGAAATTTATATATAGATGCCAGAGGGAATCCGACAAATGATAGACCTTGGGATTTTTCTATTACAAAAAATGTAGTGTCTATTGGAATATCATTTTTGATATTATGCTACATCTTTAGGCGAATGAGATATAGCTATAAAAATCATCAAACGAAATGGAATTTCGGTATCTTTTTAGAATTTTTAATCTTGTTTATTCGCAATGAAATAGTTATTCCAAATATTGGAAAAGAAAAATATAAAACATATTTTCCTTTTTTATTGACTGTGTTTTTTTTCATATTGGTTAATAATTTAATAGGTCTTTTACCAGGATTCCCAAATGTTACAGGAAATATAAGTGTTACATTGGTTTTAGCAGTAATTACTTTTATCATAATCAATATTAAGGCCAATAAAAATTATTGGAAACATATTTTTTGGATGCCAAATGTTCCCATAGGAATAAAATTTTTGTTAGCACCTATAGAATTTATAGGTATTTTCATTCGCCCATTAACTTTATGTATTCGTTTATTTGCTAATATCACTGCTGGACACATAATTATTTTAAGTTTTATTTGTCTTATTTTTATTTTTAAAAATTTTTTTATTGCTAGTTTTTCCATTATTTTCGGTTTTTTTATTTTATTGTTGGAAATTATGGTGGCTTTTTTGCAAGCCTTTATTTTTACAAATTTATCTGCTTTACTTATAGGAATGTCCGTAAAGGATTATGAACATAAAACGTATTAA
- the folE gene encoding GTP cyclohydrolase I FolE — protein sequence MMGDKKILEKDNKDTNSYFLENHGTPLRDDAFLISDEKKIDKIEKHFFHIMEILGLDMNDDSLRSTPKRVAKMFIKEIFSGLNPKNHPHLSTFENKYKYNQMLIEKNIIVYSTCEHHFLPIVGKAHVGYISHGKVVGLSKINRIVNFYAKRPQVQERLTMQIVKSLQKILNTKDVACVIDAKHLCVNSRGIRDIDTRTITTELVGAFKKDSEIRREFFHYIGIS from the coding sequence ATGATGGGAGATAAAAAAATTTTAGAAAAAGATAATAAGGATACTAATTCTTATTTTTTAGAAAATCATGGAACCCCACTACGTGATGATGCATTTCTTATAAGTGATGAAAAAAAAATTGATAAAATAGAAAAACATTTTTTTCACATTATGGAAATTTTAGGTTTGGATATGAATGATGATAGTTTACGCAGTACACCTAAACGTGTGGCAAAAATGTTTATAAAAGAAATATTTAGCGGTTTAAATCCAAAAAATCATCCTCATTTATCCACATTTGAAAATAAATATAAATATAATCAGATGTTGATAGAAAAAAACATAATAGTTTATTCTACTTGTGAACATCATTTTCTACCTATTGTTGGAAAAGCACATGTTGGCTACATTTCTCATGGAAAAGTTGTGGGGCTTTCTAAAATTAATAGAATCGTAAATTTTTACGCAAAAAGACCACAAGTTCAAGAACGTCTAACTATGCAAATTGTGAAATCTTTACAAAAGATACTAAACACAAAAGATGTGGCTTGTGTTATAGACGCAAAACATTTATGTGTAAATTCTCGTGGAATTCGAGATATAGACACCAGAACCATTACTACTGAATTGGTAGGAGCATTTAAAAAAGATTCGGAAATTCGAAGAGAATTTTTTCATTATATTGGAATATCCTAA
- the atpF gene encoding F0F1 ATP synthase subunit B: MDLVTPSVGLIVWQTIIFLILISFLSKYAWKPIMKFIDQREEKIRISIENADLVQKELKMVENKKNQILKETRIKKDRILEEAIQIREKIKHKAIEEGVLEKKKLIEETKKILRLERKMAIQELKDQIGDISIIIAEKILKKELDPNQKTNKQEKFIKELVNKL, encoded by the coding sequence ATGGATCTGGTTACTCCTTCTGTTGGTTTAATTGTTTGGCAGACAATAATATTTTTGATATTGATTTCTTTTCTTTCCAAATATGCGTGGAAACCAATTATGAAATTTATTGATCAAAGAGAAGAAAAAATTAGAATTTCTATAGAAAATGCTGATCTCGTTCAAAAAGAATTGAAAATGGTAGAAAATAAAAAAAATCAAATTTTGAAAGAAACTCGCATAAAAAAAGATAGAATTTTGGAAGAGGCAATTCAAATTAGAGAAAAAATCAAACATAAAGCTATAGAAGAAGGTGTTTTGGAGAAAAAAAAGCTTATAGAAGAGACAAAAAAAATTCTACGATTAGAGAGAAAAATGGCTATACAGGAATTAAAAGATCAAATAGGTGATATTTCCATAATAATTGCCGAAAAAATATTAAAGAAAGAGTTGGATCCAAATCAAAAAACGAATAAACAAGAAAAATTTATCAAAGAATTAGTAAACAAGTTGTAA
- the tsaB gene encoding tRNA (adenosine(37)-N6)-threonylcarbamoyltransferase complex dimerization subunit type 1 TsaB, with protein MTLILNLETSTKNCSVSIAKNGICLISIEEHTDKHLHSEKLHTFIQYAIKISKININDLQSICVSKGPGSYTSLRIGVSAAKGLCYALGIPLLSLDSLTILSQKIDVQDGFLIPMIHAKSDFFYTTLFNRHRKRLCPISIKKFCGDFFQSITEDKKAYLFGNINLTKEDKLFANNFRFISPIYPSAMDMSSLSYMKFCHKEFNNIEQFIPCYL; from the coding sequence ATGACTTTGATCCTAAATTTGGAAACTTCCACAAAAAATTGCTCAGTTAGCATAGCCAAAAACGGCATATGCTTAATTTCTATAGAAGAACATACGGATAAACATCTTCATTCGGAAAAATTACATACATTTATACAATATGCTATAAAAATTTCCAAAATTAATATAAATGATTTACAATCCATTTGTGTAAGCAAAGGTCCAGGCTCCTACACTTCCTTAAGAATAGGAGTATCCGCTGCTAAAGGTCTATGTTATGCTTTAGGCATTCCATTATTATCGTTAGATTCATTAACTATTTTGAGTCAAAAAATAGATGTCCAAGATGGATTTTTAATTCCCATGATACATGCAAAATCCGATTTTTTTTATACTACTTTATTTAATAGACATAGAAAAAGATTATGTCCTATTTCGATAAAAAAATTTTGTGGTGATTTTTTTCAATCTATAACAGAGGATAAAAAAGCATATTTATTTGGAAATATAAATTTGACAAAAGAAGATAAGTTATTTGCGAATAATTTTCGTTTTATTTCTCCTATTTATCCATCTGCAATGGATATGTCTTCTCTTTCATACATGAAGTTTTGTCATAAAGAATTCAATAACATTGAACAATTTATTCCTTGTTATTTATAA
- a CDS encoding trans-sulfuration enzyme family protein, giving the protein MKEETKLIQNILSDPLTGAISTPIYQTSTYVQESPGVHKGFDYTRTNNPTRKILEKLITDLEKGYASLAFSSGLASVDAVLKLLEFGDEIVAVDDIYGGTFRLLNLYKKLGIHTHFVDTTYAENVISILTPKTKMVWLESPTNPTLKISDIKYISENSKKVNPNILIVVDNTFATPALQNPLSLGADIVIHSATKYLAGHSDVLAGLITVKNADLYEQLKYIQNATGGILSPIDCWLTIRGCQTLYLRIKKQSDNAFKIASFLSQDKNTCIDKVYYPGLSKHKNHIIAVKQQLYFGGIVSFSLKDDTIEAAKKVVISTKLFKLAESLGGTKSLICHPATMTHKSTPLEVRRNAGIQDSLIRLSFGIENGEDLMEDIDQALKY; this is encoded by the coding sequence ATGAAGGAAGAAACAAAATTAATTCAAAACATTTTATCAGATCCTCTAACAGGGGCCATTTCTACTCCAATATATCAGACTTCTACTTATGTTCAAGAATCTCCTGGAGTTCACAAAGGTTTTGATTATACAAGAACCAATAATCCTACAAGAAAAATATTGGAAAAATTAATTACAGATTTAGAAAAAGGCTATGCGAGTTTGGCTTTTTCTTCTGGATTGGCATCTGTGGATGCTGTTTTAAAGTTATTAGAGTTTGGAGATGAAATAGTTGCTGTGGATGATATTTATGGGGGAACTTTTCGTTTATTAAATTTGTATAAGAAATTAGGAATTCACACCCATTTTGTGGATACAACTTATGCAGAAAATGTTATTTCTATCCTGACTCCTAAAACTAAGATGGTTTGGTTAGAGTCTCCTACGAATCCTACTTTAAAAATATCTGATATTAAATATATTAGTGAAAATTCTAAAAAAGTAAACCCAAATATTTTAATTGTTGTAGACAATACTTTCGCTACTCCAGCTCTTCAAAATCCTCTCAGTTTAGGAGCAGATATCGTTATTCACAGTGCTACAAAATATCTAGCAGGACATTCAGATGTATTAGCTGGACTAATTACCGTGAAAAATGCAGATTTATATGAACAATTAAAATACATTCAGAATGCTACTGGAGGTATTTTATCTCCTATTGATTGTTGGTTAACTATAAGAGGGTGCCAAACTTTGTATCTACGTATCAAGAAACAATCTGACAATGCATTTAAGATAGCTTCTTTTTTATCACAAGATAAAAATACCTGTATTGATAAGGTTTATTATCCTGGATTATCCAAACATAAAAATCATATAATAGCAGTAAAACAACAACTATATTTCGGAGGAATAGTATCCTTTAGTCTTAAAGATGATACTATAGAAGCGGCAAAAAAAGTTGTAATCTCTACTAAATTATTTAAACTAGCAGAAAGTTTAGGAGGAACAAAAAGTTTAATTTGTCATCCGGCAACTATGACACATAAATCTACTCCTTTAGAGGTGAGAAGAAACGCAGGAATTCAAGATTCTCTTATACGTTTATCTTTTGGAATAGAGAATGGAGAAGATCTTATGGAAGATATAGATCAAGCTTTAAAATATTAA
- the hemC gene encoding hydroxymethylbilane synthase has product MNRIIRIGTRDSPLAISQAIEVQKILHRLGYCSHLFFIKSEGDLIQNIPIDKFKKVGVFTRKLTNVLISGKIDMAVHSLKDVPTNLSEQITLSAYLKRGSFSDLLVYKGSSNFLFNPKIKAIIATGSLRRVAFWKNRYPHHTIVDLRGNINTRLKKLYDNSWKGAIFAKVGLERLGILNDLEGFNFKVLDWMIPSPGQGIIVVSTRKDNEWIQNLTKKLDDRNTRLSASIERQFLKTLGGGCITPIGAHAIIKNKIIYFTGILFSLDGMQKIIKTKIGTNYNIIGYQCAKEILEKGGKEILENMRKKNISK; this is encoded by the coding sequence TTGAATAGAATTATTAGAATAGGAACAAGAGATAGTCCATTAGCTATTTCTCAAGCAATAGAAGTTCAGAAAATCCTTCATAGACTAGGTTATTGTTCTCATTTGTTTTTTATAAAATCTGAAGGAGATTTAATTCAAAATATTCCTATTGATAAATTTAAAAAAGTAGGTGTTTTCACTAGAAAATTAACTAATGTTCTTATTTCTGGAAAAATTGATATGGCTGTGCATTCTTTAAAAGATGTTCCTACTAATCTATCAGAACAAATAACTCTTTCTGCTTATTTGAAGCGTGGAAGTTTTTCCGATTTATTAGTATATAAAGGATCCAGTAATTTTTTATTTAATCCTAAAATAAAAGCTATTATAGCTACTGGAAGTCTTAGAAGAGTTGCTTTTTGGAAAAATCGTTATCCACATCACACTATTGTTGATTTAAGAGGTAATATAAATACTAGATTAAAAAAATTATATGATAATTCTTGGAAAGGAGCTATTTTTGCTAAGGTAGGATTGGAACGTTTGGGAATATTAAATGATTTAGAAGGTTTTAATTTTAAAGTTTTAGATTGGATGATCCCTTCTCCTGGACAAGGAATTATTGTTGTTTCTACACGTAAAGATAATGAATGGATTCAGAATTTAACTAAAAAATTAGATGATAGGAATACTAGATTATCAGCAAGTATAGAACGTCAATTTTTGAAAACTTTAGGAGGTGGATGTATCACACCCATTGGGGCCCATGCAATTATTAAAAATAAAATTATTTATTTTACTGGAATATTATTCAGTTTAGATGGCATGCAAAAAATCATAAAAACAAAAATAGGAACTAATTATAATATTATCGGATATCAGTGTGCAAAGGAAATATTAGAGAAAGGAGGAAAGGAGATATTGGAGAATATGAGAAAAAAAAATATTTCGAAATAA
- the cysS gene encoding cysteine--tRNA ligase, whose product MNIENYTRYIRDHIQIYNSFTGKKELFQPIHKEYIGIYVCGPTVYNHLHLGNCRTFILFDLVFRYFKHLGYKVRYIRNITDVGHLENDSDDGEDKIHQRSIFEGLEPMEIVQKYTLSFHYILNIFNTLPPSIEPTATGHIIEQIDMIQKLIQKNLAYENNGSVYFDVKKYSQLYSYGILSHNKIDQLINNESNFLGEKRHFQDFSLWKRAKYSHIMNWNSPWGKGVPGWHIECTTMSTKYLGEVFDIHGGGIDLKFPHHECELAQAIGVYNKNHLAHYWMHTNMLTLNGKKMSKSTENYLSIKDLISKYHPIVIRFFILQSHYRSLLNFSQKGLIDAEKGYHRLMNAIEKLEFISISDEKNISKFDVNQWIKNCYEAINDDFNTPLLISHLFKVANILNHIYIADSYLLKKYMKHFFFDILGLQKIEKNPFEKTSQKLKILTEILIKIRTEARKKRNWTISDLIRKELSRIGISLHDDKFV is encoded by the coding sequence ATGAATATAGAAAATTATACTCGTTATATACGAGATCATATACAAATATATAATTCTTTCACCGGAAAAAAAGAATTATTTCAACCTATTCATAAGGAATATATAGGAATTTATGTTTGTGGTCCCACGGTTTATAATCATCTTCATTTAGGAAACTGTCGTACTTTTATATTATTCGATTTAGTTTTTCGTTATTTTAAACATTTAGGTTATAAAGTACGTTATATCAGAAATATTACCGATGTAGGACATTTAGAAAATGATAGTGATGATGGAGAAGATAAAATTCATCAAAGATCTATTTTTGAAGGGCTTGAACCTATGGAAATTGTTCAAAAATACACTTTGTCTTTTCATTATATATTAAACATTTTCAATACTTTACCTCCAAGTATTGAACCAACAGCTACTGGTCATATAATCGAACAAATTGATATGATTCAAAAATTAATTCAAAAAAATCTAGCTTATGAGAATAATGGATCTGTTTATTTTGACGTAAAAAAATATAGCCAATTATATTCTTATGGGATATTGAGTCATAATAAAATTGATCAACTTATTAATAATGAATCTAATTTTTTAGGTGAAAAACGTCATTTTCAAGACTTTTCTCTTTGGAAAAGAGCTAAATACAGTCATATTATGAACTGGAACTCTCCATGGGGAAAAGGAGTTCCAGGTTGGCATATAGAATGTACCACTATGAGTACAAAATATTTAGGAGAAGTTTTTGATATTCATGGTGGAGGTATAGATCTTAAATTTCCCCATCATGAATGTGAGTTAGCACAAGCAATAGGAGTTTATAATAAGAATCACCTTGCACATTATTGGATGCATACGAACATGCTCACTTTAAATGGCAAAAAAATGAGTAAATCCACAGAAAATTACTTATCCATAAAAGATTTAATATCTAAATATCATCCAATAGTCATTCGATTCTTTATATTACAATCTCATTATCGTAGCCTTTTAAACTTTTCTCAAAAAGGACTTATAGATGCAGAGAAAGGATATCATCGTTTAATGAATGCAATAGAAAAATTGGAATTTATTTCTATAAGTGATGAAAAAAATATATCAAAATTTGATGTTAATCAATGGATCAAAAATTGTTATGAAGCTATTAATGATGATTTTAACACCCCTTTATTAATCTCTCATCTATTCAAAGTTGCCAACATTTTGAATCATATATATATAGCGGATTCATATTTATTAAAAAAATATATGAAACATTTTTTTTTTGATATACTTGGTCTTCAAAAGATAGAAAAAAATCCCTTTGAAAAAACATCTCAAAAATTAAAAATTCTCACTGAGATATTAATAAAAATTCGGACAGAAGCAAGAAAAAAAAGGAATTGGACTATTTCAGATCTAATTCGCAAAGAACTATCTCGCATAGGGATTTCATTACATGATGACAAATTTGTTTAA